The genomic segment AAATGTTGAGGGGCAAGTCATTGGAGTCAACAACACCTTTCACAAATCCAAGGTACTCAAGAATGAGCTATTCACAGTTGTCCATGATGAACACCCTCCTGACGTAAAGCTTGATATTGTTCATCTTTTTCCTGTTGTCAAACAGATCACAGGGCGCTCTCTTTGGAACGAAGAGAATGGCCTTGAACTCAAGCTGGCCCTCCACAGAGAAATGCTTCACAGCCAAGTGCTCCTCCCAGTCGTTGGTCAGGCTCTTGTAGAAAGAAGCGTACTCATCTTTGGTGATCTCTTCTGGCTTCCGCAGCCAAATTGGTTTCTGCTTGTTGATCAGTTGCCACTCGTGAGAAACCTCCTTgatcttcttatttttcttagaatctttttctttttcctcgtCGACATCCTCGATATCCCCTTCTTCCTCCCTCTTGGGCTCATTATCTTCGTCATCGCTAATTTCTTTCTCGGTTGTCTTCTCCGTCCAAAGGTAGATAGGATAGCTAATGAATTCAGAGTGCTTCTTTACAAGATCCTTGATCCTCCTTTCCTCCAAGTACTCCAACTTATCTTCCTTGAGGAAGAGAGTAATCTTAGTTCCCCTTCCGAGTTGCTCGCCCTTAGTGTCCCTAATAATAGTGAAAGAGCCACCAGCCTGAGATTCCCAAATGTACTGTTCATCATCATTATGCTTGGTAGTAACAATGACTTTCTCTGCGACAAGGTATGCAGAGTAGAACCCCACACCGAACTGCCCAATCATGCTTACATCAGCACCAGCCTGCAGCGCCTCCATGAATTCCTTGGTCCCAGACCTCGCAATAGTACCCAGGTTGTTCACCAAGTCTGCTTTAGTCATTCCAATGCCATTGTCAATAATGGAAAAAGGTATTGTTGGCCTTGTTGGGCACGAGTCGAATGAAGAGCTTAGGCTGAGCATCGAGCTTGCTCTTATCGGTTAAACTCTCAAATCGAATCTTATCCAAAGCATCAAAAGAGTTGTTGATGATGAGGCTCAGAAGTTGGTTGATCTCAACCTGGAAAGCGAAGGTTTCAGCGTCCGCCATTGAATATCAAATGATAACCACAAAGAATCACAGATTTATAAGAGAAGGAATCGCGAGAAGGAAAATGAGCGAATTGCACAGAGCAGAATGCACAAGTTATAAGAGTAAAAAAACGAACACACCTGGTAGAGGAAGGAAGATCTGCAGCACACACCACCAATCAGTAAAGCGAACCACCACGTACAGCGACACACCACTACACCATGAACAACAAGAACAGCCGCACCATCGCACCACACCACCGCACCGTACCACCACAGAGAGCAAAGGTAGAGTTTGGATGACAAGTGTGATGGAGGtgggaagaagagagaagaaagtgTGACGGAGGTGAGAAGAAGAGGCGGATATCAAAAGAAAGCTTTGGGGGGTGGGCTGTGAGCAAAGTAAAAGTGAATATGTAGGGTTTGgtaaataacattaaaagtaaaaatgtaaaaaggttaaaaaaggtaaaacaaaaggttgtttttgtaattgaaaaaaaattggagaaagtTGAAGAGGTGGAGGGAGGAAacggggaggtggagggagcaacgcCATATGTTAGAGGCAAAATCATACCCAATCCAACATTGATACGGGTTTTAGCCCAAATACCGGAGCCCACACCCAAcgattaaaaatactaaaatagcCTCGTGGGAGACTTGGACTGTAACGAAGACAAGTTTGTTGGAAGAAATGCCGGGAGAAGAATATGATGGTGTCGCCGGAGAACGGCGAAGACCTCTCATCATCAACCATGATCTTGATTCTTCAGTTCACATCCTTCACCAAAATGAAGACACTATCTCTCCTCTGCCATTCACTCATACAGAAACACTAGCTTTACCCTCTCTTCCCGTTCCTAACCAACGCCTTGCTTCTCTCGATGTCTTCCGCGGTCTAACCGTTGCGGTTTGTCTCCACTACTTCTTTCATCACTTCAATTACTTCATGTGTATGATTAATTCCAAAGCGCCGCTAATTCAAGACGGTTCTAATTACTTTCACTAGCTTTGCGTTAATTGCTTGCCATCGATGATACAAGGCGAAGAAAATTAGCTTCTATTATTTCGATAATTACAGTTAGTTACGTGTATACATATTGTGATTTGGATAATTGGAATCTAGTTGCTTCTCCTTGCATTTAAATGAATCTTTTAAATTCCGCTGCAGTTGATGATATTAGTTGATGACGTCGGAAGAGCATTCCCGTCCTTGAATCATTCACCATGGTTTGGGGTGACACTAGCAGATTTTGTAATGCCATTTTTTCTCTTTGTGGTTGGCATTTCGATTGCTCTTGTATTCAAGGTACGTAATCTCGCAAATTCCGAAAACTTACGACACTGGTGTTCTATGTCGTGGTTTTGTACTGTGTATCACTTAATGAGTGATGTTTTGGACTTTGGCcactattttttattcatatttatatatgttagtggttttcttatatatatatatatatatatatatatatatatatatatatatatatatatatatatatatatatagacgtACAAATTATGAAAGAACAATAACTTTGAACGATGTTTTCATTTCTGGACAACCTTCAGAAAGTCTCTAGCAAACCCAATGCCACGAAAAAAGTTGTATTGAGGACAATTAAGCTTTTCCTTTTGGGGCTGTTACTTCAAGGTATGTTCACTTGTTTTTCTTCCATTTCGCTACCCTCGCAACCAGCTGAAACTTGTCACGCAAAGTTCTCATGTATTCCTTTGTGCTTGTTAttcattattcttattatttactaaaggcttaattaagttttaagtccatgataaatttgagtatttttaaCTGAGTCTCTATGCAAGTTTTTTGGTATGTTGAATACtcaattttttatctttcaaccTAGTTCTTGCCATTTAATTTTTCCGTGGGTATCGTGCCTCGTTGTCTTCCAAAATCTCACATTGTTAACACTTGAAAATAAGTAAGCAACGTAACTATACAATATAAAAGTCATGCtactaaattgaaaaataaaaatattttgactacttaatagacaaaaaaaataaattggaaCTCTCTATTGAAAATATCCAAATTTATCTGgtacttaaaacttaattcaaCTTTATTTTCTCTGTATGTATAAGTGATGCAATTGAAAACTATAGCTTTAATGATTTTGTCTGAAAATTGTTCATAGGTGGGTATTTCCATGGACGTGGCAAATTGACGTACGGAGTTGATTTGAGTAAAATTCGCTGGCTTGGTGTACTTCAGGTAACTGCTACTAGTAAATTTGTAAACCGTAACTTGTTAAGCTTGTTTTCTTTCCATTATTTCTAATTCAGTAGGTTTGGTATTATTGTTGTacatgttatttcttttatgatttacTACATGCCACTAacaattgttattttaattaatgttttgtcAAATAACTTATCTATTTGATCTACAATTAATGAGTGATTTTCGATTGTGATCTTTATAATGTTACTTCTTGACTATAGTCAATGCTTTGTGAATTGTGTTGTGAAAGTAAATACAGTGTTTTCTCACTTATGTTTTATGTTAAGGATGGTTTCAGATTTGCGATAAGTACAAGGGTCATATGTCATTGAAACTAGTTGTACTATTGTAGGATATAGGTATTAGCTGAGCAAACAAGTTGGCACTTAAGAAAATAACCAATCACCTatcactttaatttttataaatgtgcTGAGTTTGATACATAATTTTCTTGTATGGTATCCAGAGGATATCTATTGGATATTTCTTGGCCTCAATATCAGAGATTTGGCTTGTAAACCATAATATTTTGGTTGACTCACCGGCAGCTTTTGTGAGGAAATACTCCATTCAGTGGTTAGTTTACTTTTCTGGTATTTAGTTCTTCCAGGGGACTGAGCTTTGCGATTAAAAGTTTCAACTTCTATGTTGAATTTTGCTATAAACTATGCATAACAATGCCATGtttctttgttattttcttaaaaatgtttGTATAGATGATTTCTTTGTGCCAATTCTCATTACATATTGATGCAGATTCTGCTACCTGATTCATGATAATGCATGGTACTTTGGGTTCTATAATGCccttaagtttttattttgacatTCTCATATGAAATGGACGTACTTGTCATGTGTCATGGATCTTTTTTGATACACAAGTTCACTATGCTGTATTTTAAGGTTAAAACTTGATTaagataaacatttttttctttttctgcatGTTCTGGTATGTTTTCAACTTTTGTTGACTGGATTTTAATCTCTTGAGATGAAAATGTATCTGCCATCATTTGAACCTGATAATTCAATATAAACTGATGCTGCAACTTGCACCCGAACttcattacaaaatattaatggAGTAGTTGTGAATCATGGCAACTTTTCCTTCACATTGTTAGGCTAAAATGTGTATACTTTATTCAAAAGCATGAAcatatcttttataaaattttcaagcTACCtttttgcaaaaataaataaataaattgaattcaGGTTATTGTAATGGATCAAGATACTAGCTCCCGGCATCTAATTGTCAAAATTAAACTTCCGTGGGCACTACCTTTGGTTGCCTTGTGATATTCTTTGGTGCTGATTGCTTATTTCTTTATGCAGGATGGTTTCTATCTTACTATGCTCAGTGTACCTTTGCTTGCTCTACGGTCTCTACGTTCCAAATTGGAAATTTGAACATTCTAATATGTTTGGGTCCAGTCATTTAacaattattcaaaatgtaaGGATTTGGTTACTGTTGTATTGAATGCTGAaagacatattaaaaaaattttatttatcacttCATCTTGTGTGCTTAACTCATGACACGTTGCAGACAGTAGACAAAGTCAACATGTAATTTGGTTTCTTATTGCTGATATTCTTTGTGGAATCtttgttaaatatataatcTATAACCCCCAGGCATCGACCAGCCCAATTCTGGTGAAAAAGCTACTCTTAGAATATAATAGGGTTTTTCTTTATTGGTCTCTATGTTACATGTAATGTGGGTTATTATTGCTGATAGTCAATCCTTCCTTTGTGACAGCTGTCAAGTAATCATTTCTGAAACCTCTCCCCTATTTTGctgaaaaagaaaactcttTTATAATTGTGAAAGTATTCATAAGCTGTATTTTGATCATGGTTAATTCTCATAGATCAGCGTGCTTACAATTGTTGTATTTTGTTTAGAAATAGAATTGCATGTTTAGTGATAGCCTCTTTTTATGACACATAATTTCTGTAACACCCTAGATTCTAAAATCCCATCAGTAGTTTGAGCTGTCTAAATATTGGCCAAACAATGACCTTGAAAATCTGCTTACACCATCAAGTAGTTGTTTAGTATCGGATGGCATATAAACTTCTGTTTTGtacttcaaaatttttaaatatcacCAGTCTCTTTGACTAAACCATGACTTTTcacttttcaaaattcaaacttCAATTTGTATTTCATAAAATGATGAAACTCTGGTAGACTAGCATCAAAGCATCTTgctatttaaaaatgatttagagTTCTTACTTTAATGAACTGAGAAAACAATAATCTAAAGAGAGTAATATTCATAGATAATCCATAAATATTAGAGAATAGATGCAGATGGATGTCGTGTGACATTATGATGATTgacatttaatttcatttttcatggATTATGATGGCTAGGTTTTCAtgattatcatttttaaattatgtggTTTTTTTATGATTCTCCTAGCTACTGGGAAAAATTGGTTTGTAGTTATGCATTTTCGTATGCCAGGTTCATTGTGAAGTGAGGGGAAGTCTTGAACCTCCTTGTAATGCAGTGGGATTTGTTGATAGATTAATTCTTGGTGAAGATCATTTGTACCAGCGACCTGTGTATATAAGGACAAAGGTTATTTATCCTCAGTAACTCTTTACTCTTTTATTGAATATACTGCCacctcaaatttaaaatatcttatctGTTAAATGATCTTATTCCTGACCTTTCCATTCTCAGGAGTGTAGTGTCAACTCTCCTGATTATGGACCCTTGCCTCCAAATTCACCTGGATGGTGCCTTGCACCATTTGATCCAGAGGGTATTTTGAGGTGGAAAAGCATTCCCTGCTCccttcttttatcattttataattattacagTGGCATTGGAAACTATGattaaatcttataattttgAGTCTCCAAAaagaagatattttattttattgagcTTTTGCAGAGTACTTAGTTCATGTTTTCTTAATATGTTCTCTCATGTGTTGGTAATTTTTTTCCTTGATATTAGATTGGCACTGACAACTTTAAAATATAGTCAATGTAATGTCTGCTAATTGATTTTCTTTAATCTTCCAGTTCACTCATGGCTGCAATTACTTGCTTCATGGGATTACAATATGGTCGCATAATTGTACTTTTTCAGGTTTCGGTTATGATTCCTTTATGATGCCTTAGCtggaaaatttaaatttgtccCTGGGATATGTCTACTTTTTATGATTCAACTGCTGTCTTGTCCATTCAGGATAACAAGCAGAGGGTACTTCTTTGGTCTGTGTTTTCCTTCGCTCTATTGTTAGTAGGATACATTCTGGAGATTTTAGGTACTCTTctaatcataaatttattaagataaatagGGTCCTATTCTCTGACAGCTGAATTGCTTTTTCAGGAATTCCTTTATCAAAAGCACTGTACACGTTAAGCTACATGTTCATAACTGCAGGGGCATCGGGCTTAGTCTTGACTGCTATCTATTACATTGTAAGTTCATCCTTGTCCCCTAagtagaaatattttatatcccAGGAAAGCAGAGATTGTaggaaaataaacaaaaggtGGTAGGCTGGTACTTAATGACGTTAATCTCCCACTACCAATGGAAAAATGTACATTTGTTTTGAGGGCCATGTTTGGGATCACCCTTACAGCCCTCAATGGCCTTATCTGGTGCACTTCTTGAGCCCATTTGTTAACCCAGTTGAATCACTGCCAAAAAAAATGGTGACATTCTGTTAGGTTTCTTGGGGACAAGAAACCTAGATACTATCTCAAAATAAGCAATCACAAACAGAGAAATGAATCCTCACTGTGAGGCAGCAGTTTATTGAATGGAAAATACTGAAAACAATCAATAACTGTTACGTCCGAGTATGGAACGTAACTAGAATGTTTCCTCACACACTCTCACATACAAGGAACAATGGAAAATAACTGAATAAACCTCTTTTATTGAATTGAAATAACTGAATCcaagaaacaaacaataactGGGAGCAGGATCTCCGTCAGTTACTGAGACCATAACCTCTCTTACAAAACTCACAAATCAAAAGCATACCTTTAACCCTAGTCttcccctttatttatactaattaatgCCCTCCAAAAATGTACtgaatattagaaaataatcctatttactataattatatgATACGAATATATTTAgccttatttactatatttaacttatactgaatCATATACTAAGATATGACTTTGTTACTCTAATTATCCTTTGCTGAATATCTTCTCAAAATATCTCTCTTATTACTCTAATTAATTTCCCGCCCATCCTAAATGTTGTGACAGTTAGGATGCTTCCTCACTGTTTCCAACTGTTCGGCCTGGTCGTCCCCCCTTGTCTACCGTTCGGTCAACTCGGTTCTACCGTTCAGTCTGGACATCCCCTTGTCTACCGTTCAGTCAACTCGCTCCCCGCCTTCTACCGTTCAGttcccttctctttctctcctaTACCTCTTcctctcatatactttccaacCCCTAACATTACCCACCGCCTGATgatcaaccttgtccccaaggttgaagtCTGGATATTGGTCTCTGATTGTCAGAGCGTCTTCCCATGTTGCTCCATCTGGTCCCCCCTCTTGCCATTCTATTAACACTTGTTGCACCTCGTCCTTCCCTTGCTGTATCTGTCTTCTATCCAAAATTTTGATCGGCCAAAAAGATGGTCCCTCCACCTGCAAGTTTGATGGCAGTTCCTTCTCTACGCTTCTTTCCCCCACTGCCTTCTTCAATTGAGATACATGGAAAACTGGATGTATCCGTGTGGTATCTGGTAATTGAAGCTTAAAGGCCACTTCTCCAATCTTCTGTATGACTTGGAAAGGTCCAAAGTACCGTGCGGCTAACTTAGGATGCATTCTGGATGGCATTGAGGTCTTCCTGTGCGGTCTGATCTTTAAGTACACCCAATCTCCCACCTCCACATCTGCTGGTCGTCTTGCTTTGTCGGCCTGTTTCACCATCAGTTCCTGGGCCCTTGCTAAATGAAACTTTAGCTGTTTTAGTGCTTCGTCTCTTGTCTGCAACTCCTGGCTGACTGCTTCCACTAAGGTCTCCCCTGGTATGAACCTGTGCAAAGAAGGGGAAGATCTCCCATACACTGTTTCAAACGGAGTACATCCCGCCGCCTCTTGATGGATGGTATTGTACCAATATTCCGCCCAGGGTAGTACTAAGCTCCATCCCTTTGGTTGTTCTGAGCAAAAGCATCTCAGATAACCCCCCAACACCCTGTTCACAACCTTGGTCTGCCCATCGGATTCAGGATGATAGGTTGTGCTCATCTTCAGTTGACTCCCCTGCAGTTTAAATAGCTCCTTCCAAAAAAAACTCAGAAACAGTGGATCCCTATCACTCACGATAGATATTGGTACCCCCGGACAATCTCCTTCACAAACACTTCAGCTATGGTACAGGCGGAATATGGGTGTTtcaatggtatgaaatgaccaTATTTACTGAGACGGTCTACTACTACCAGCACAACACCATACCCGTGGGATTTAGGCAACTCCACGATAAAATCCATACTTATCTCTTCCCAAATGGCATTGGGTATGGGTAAAGGCTGCAGCAACCCCTGCGGAGAGGATGACAAATATTTATGCTGTTGGCATACCAGGAAGCTTGCAACCAAGTCAGTCACTGCTTTCTTCATTCCTATCTAGTAAAGTGATTGTGCTACCTTGCGATAAGTCCAATAAACCCCTGAATGCCCTCCTGTCTGAGTCGTGTGAAACTCTGCTATCAGCTTAGGCACCCAGGCCAAGTGAGATGAAATCACAAGCCTCCTCTTATAGTGATAGACCCAAAAGGAATAAGGGGACGTGGATAGTGTACGAGAGAAGGAAGAGGCACAACTGATGCGATTAACTAACTAACGGTCTGGCACTTAACTGTCTTTAGCAGTTAAGTGAGGAGGGAAACCATTATAAATAGGAGAGTGAGTGTAGGAGGGTGGACTTTTGGTTAATTGTTTGTTAGATAGGTTTTATCCTGTGGAGAGGGTTAGGCCTCTATTGTTCATTGTATACAGATATTCTTTTGTGAATAAAAGAGATCTTTCTTCATTACCGGGTGTGTTTGGTGTGAGTTTTGAGTCTTGATTAGGTTCGTTGTGGAGGATTGTAtcaaattggtccgacctgtcgGATCCATTGATAGCCGATCGTGATGGAGGGAAGAGCGGTGACGGTTGCGGAACAGATGGAAGCGGTAGAGGTGGCGTTGGCAGAAACGAAAGCGGAAACGGTGTACCTGTGGCATGAAACTGGGACGCTAAGGCAGAACTGTGAGATGATGCGCCAAGATATCCAAACGATTTTGACGATCTTGAAAGACCGCAAGATCGACAACAGAGGGGTGCGACGAGATGGAAGTGAATCGTCTGTAAATGATAACGCCGGAGGATCAGGAGATGATGGGGGACAAAACGGAGCAGGACGTACGGGGGCGATGATCAATTGGCGGAAGCGGGTGGAATTGCCCGTGTTTGAAGGTGGTGAACCCTGGAATTGGATGAGGCGGGCGGAAAAGTTTTTCGAGGTAcaaaaagtggaagaagaggagAAGATGCAACTGGCGTTTATTAGCATGGAGGGGTACGCCGGAAGCTGGTTCCGCTTCTGGCGGGAGAAGACCAAGAACTACTCGTGGGAAGGGTTGAAAAGAGCGTTGGGAATTCGCTTCGGAGGAGGAACTCGGGGAAACGTCTATGAGAAGCTGTCGGCGATCAGACAAACGGGGCCAGTGGAAGACTACGTTAGGGATTTTGAGGTGTTAGTGGGTCAGGCGACTCAAATTCCAGAGGAGCAAATCCTGAGTTATTTTATGGCGGGACTCAGGGAAGAGGTGAGCGACCAGGTGAGACCGCATGATCCGCCAGACCTTATGACCGCGATGCGGGTCGCGAGGGACGTTGAAAAGTTATGTGCGCCGTTGAAGACGGGAGGAGGATCGGGTTTCAAAAATCTAAGTTCGTGGGGGTGGTCGGCGAGAACAGTCGCGCGAGTGGACCCACCGAGAGAAACGCAGAACCGAGGGGGAGCCAGCGAGAGTGTCGGGTCGGTTAAGAGGGAGACGGCCCAAGGAGGAGGCGTCGCCAGAAACACCGGTGACGGGAGAGATCGAGGCCCGCGAAACCTACCTTATGCGGAGTACTTGAAAAGGAGAGAGGAGGGCAAATGCTTCCGTTGCGGAGGGCCGTTTGGTCCGGGTCATCGGTGCCCGGAACGAGGACTTCGCATGTCGATCGTGGTggatgaggaggaggaagacGGCGGCGAGACGGAAATAAAAGTGAACATCGCTCAAATGGAACTGTCGGCTTTGTCAGCAGGGGGGTTGTCGTCCCCCAAAACGATGAAGTTGTGGGGGCGGATAGGTCGGTGAGAGGTCTTGGTGCTGATCGACAGTGGCGCGAGCCACAATTTCATTAGTCGCGGAGTAGTGGAGGAGCTGGGGTTGAAGGTAGAGGATACCCAGCCGTATCTCGTGTGCTTGGGGGATGGTCAACGGAAGAAGATTATAGGGTGTTGTGAACAGGTGGCAGTAAAGGTCGGAGAAGCTGATATCGTTGAACGGTTTTATTTGTTCGAGTTAGGTGGGGTAGAGTTAATTCTGGGGATAGACTGGTTGAGGAAATTGGGGAAGGTGACGGTGGACTGGGGAACCTTAATCATGACTTACCGACAGGGAGAAGAGGAGATCACCATTAAAGGTGACCCCACATTAGAAAGAAAGATCGTGGGACCCAGAACTTTATCAAAAGTTGATGACGTGGAAGTCTACTTACTGATTTGGGAGTTGGGCTTGCTGGAGGCCCAGAACGTGAATCAAAATGGCAAGGACCTTTTTGAAAGACAGAAGGAGGAACTGGAAAAATTATTGGGCCGGTATC from the Vigna angularis cultivar LongXiaoDou No.4 chromosome 3, ASM1680809v1, whole genome shotgun sequence genome contains:
- the LOC108324582 gene encoding uncharacterized protein LOC108324582 isoform X1, which encodes MPGEEYDGVAGERRRPLIINHDLDSSVHILHQNEDTISPLPFTHTETLALPSLPVPNQRLASLDVFRGLTVALMILVDDVGRAFPSLNHSPWFGVTLADFVMPFFLFVVGISIALVFKKVSSKPNATKKVVLRTIKLFLLGLLLQGGYFHGRGKLTYGVDLSKIRWLGVLQRISIGYFLASISEIWLVNHNILVDSPAAFVRKYSIQWMVSILLCSVYLCLLYGLYVPNWKFEHSNMFGSSHLTIIQNVHCEVRGSLEPPCNAVGFVDRLILGEDHLYQRPVYIRTKECSVNSPDYGPLPPNSPGWCLAPFDPEGILSSLMAAITCFMGLQYGRIIVLFQDNKQRVLLWSVFSFALLLVGYILEILGIPLSKALYTLSYMFITAGASGLVLTAIYYIVDIEHNRKPTVLLQWMGMNALVVYSLAACDIFPAAIQGFYWHSPENNLVDASEALMQAIFHSEKWGTMAIVIVEILFWGIFSGFLHKKGIYIKL
- the LOC108324582 gene encoding uncharacterized protein LOC108324582 isoform X3: MPGEEYDGVAGERRRPLIINHDLDSSVHILHQNEDTISPLPFTHTETLALPSLPVPNQRLASLDVFRGLTVALMILVDDVGRAFPSLNHSPWFGVTLADFVMPFFLFVVGISIALVFKKVSSKPNATKKVVLRTIKLFLLGLLLQGGYFHGRGKLTYGVDLSKIRWLGVLQRISIGYFLASISEIWLVNHNILVDSPAAFVRKYSIQWMVSILLCSVYLCLLYGLYVPNWKFEHSNMFGSSHLTIIQNVHCEVRGSLEPPCNAVGFVDRLILGEDHLYQRPVYIRTKECSVNSPDYGPLPPNSPGWCLAPFDPEGILSSLMAAITCFMGLQYGRIIVLFQDNKQRVLLWSVFSFALLLVGYILEILGIPLSKALYTLSYMFITAGASGLVLTAIYYILSRVSIGILLKIIWLTPVKL
- the LOC108324582 gene encoding uncharacterized protein LOC108324582 isoform X2; its protein translation is MPGEEYDGVAGERRRPLIINHDLDSSVHILHQNEDTISPLPFTHTETLALPSLPVPNQRLASLDVFRGLTVALMILVDDVGRAFPSLNHSPWFGVTLADFVMPFFLFVVGISIALVFKKVSSKPNATKKVVLRTIKLFLLGLLLQGGYFHGRGKLTYGVDLSKIRWLGVLQRISIGYFLASISEIWLVNHNILVDSPAAFVRKYSIQWMVSILLCSVYLCLLYGLYVPNWKFEHSNMFGSSHLTIIQNVHCEVRGSLEPPCNAVGFVDRLILGEDHLYQRPVYIRTKECSVNSPDYGPLPPNSPGWCLAPFDPEGILSSLMAAITCFMGLQYGRIIVLFQDNKQRVLLWSVFSFALLLVGYILEILGIPLSKALYTLSYMFITAGASGLVLTAIYYILVTFSLQLSRVSIGILLKIIWLTPVKL